A DNA window from Solanum lycopersicum chromosome 3, SLM_r2.1 contains the following coding sequences:
- the LOC138347467 gene encoding uncharacterized protein, whose translation MVVLRLGVGVTWGSSSRPVVRGGHSGHSSSSHHPVSRRGCFECGDMGHFVRDCPRTRRGGLHQGPQVSASRAAKPPSRGGAQNGRGGSHSGRGGSPSGRGGGRGGRPEAEASDAVITGKANVVADALSRKAVSMGSLAMLQVDECPLARDVHALANSFVRLDISEPGEIRDKVLKGEAKVAILDSEGVLKIKGRICVPRTGDLTRLIMEEAHSSRYSIHPGATKMYRDLKQHYWWFRMKRDIVDFVSRCLNCQRVKYERQKPGGVTQRMPIPEWKWKRIAMDFVVLEDMLRACVIDFGGQWDQFLPLAEFAYNNSYHSSIEIAPFEALYGRRCRSPIGWFDAFEVRPWVQGVGLLLGMLRLLCSMVGERVLLKDSSMKGVMRFGKKGKLSPRYIGPFEIVERIGEVAYQLALPPGLSGVHPVFHISMLKKYHQGGDHVIQWDSVQIRKLWSKEIASVKVQWKHRPVEEDTWETESDMRSKYPHLFDHSG comes from the exons atggtggtgctccgcctaggagtcggggttacttgg ggttcatcttctagacctgtAGTTCGTGGAGGGCATTCTGGTCATTCAAGTTCCTCTCATCATCCTGTGTCTCGTAGGGGTTGctttgagtgtggtgatatgggacactttgtgagagactgccctaggacCAGACGTGGTGGCTTACATCAGGGTCCTCAGGTTTCGGCTTCCAGGGCTGCAAAACCTCCATCTAGGGGTGGTGCACagaatggtagaggtggttctcattcaggtagaggtggttctccttctggtcgaggtggtggtcgtggag gtaggccagaggctgaagcctcggatgctgttatcacag gcaaggcaaatgttgtagctGATGCCTTGAGTCGAaaggcggtaagtatgggtagtctagccaTGTTACAGGTTGACGAGTGTCCTTTAGCTAGGGATGTCCATGCCTtggccaatagctttgtgagacttgatatttcagaacctggtgag attagggacaaggtgttaaaaggagaagccaaggttgcaattcttgatagtgaaGGAGTTTTGAAGATTAAAGGTCGTATCTGTGTTCCTCgtacaggtgatttgactagattaaTCATGGAGGAGGCccatagttcgaggtactctattcatccgggggctactaagatgtatcgtgacttgaagcaacactattggtggtttcgtatgaagagggacatagtagattttgtatctcgATGTTTGAATTGTCAGCGAGTGAAGTATGAACGCCAAAAGCCTGGAGGTGTGACTCAGAGGATGCCcatacctgagtggaagtggaagcgcattgctatggactttgtg gttctcgaggatatgttgcgggcgtgtgtgattgactttggtggtcagtgggaccAGTTCTTGCCTCTagcggagtttgcttacaataatagttatcactcgagcattgagatAGCACCATTCGAGGctctgtatggtaggagatgtcgatctccaattggctggtttgatgcatttgaggttagaccatggg TCCAAGGGGTTGGTTTACTTTTGGGCATGCTTCGTTTGCTTTGCTCtatggttggagagagggttTTATTGAAGGATTCatccatgaagggtgtgatgaggtttggaaagaagggaaagttgagcccaaggtatattggtcctttcgagattgttgagcgtattggtgaggtggcgTATCAGTTGGCTTTGCCCCCTGGTTTGTCAGGTGTtcatcctgtatttcatatatcaatgcttaagaagtatcatcagggtggtgatcatgtgattcaatgggattcagt gcaaattcggaagctatggtccaaggagattgcttcagtaaaggttcagtggaagcatcgtccagtgGAGGAGGATACCTGGGAGACAGAGtcagacatgaggagtaaatatcctcatctttttgatcATTCAGGTTAG
- the LOC138347468 gene encoding secreted RxLR effector protein 161-like translates to MDETHPLSTPMVVRPLDVNKDPFRPQEKDEEILGSEVPYLSAIGALMYLVNTTRPDITFAINLLARYNSAPTRRHWSRIKHILRYLKGTTDMGLFYSVNCSPNLVGYADAGYLSNPPKTRSQTRYVFIYGGTAISWRSTK, encoded by the coding sequence ATGGATGAAACACATCCATTAAGTACTCCGATGGTTGTTCGTCCACTTGATGTGAATAAGGATCCATTCCGACCTCAAGAAAAGGATGAGGAAATTCTTGGTTCTGAAGTaccatatcttagtgcaattggtGCACTAATGTATCTTGTTAATACTACAAGGCCTGATATAACTTTTGCTATTAACTTGTTAGCAAGGTATAATTCTGCTCCTACTAGGAGACATTGGAGTAGGATCAAACACATTTTGCGATATCTTAAAGGGACAACTGATATGGGCTTATTTTATTCTGTTAATTGTAGCCCAAATCTTGTTGGTTATGCTGATGCAGGATATTTATCTAATCCACCCAAAACTCGATCCCAAACACGCTATGTGTTTATATATGGTGGGACTGCCATATCTTGGAGATCTACAAAGTAG
- the LOC138347469 gene encoding uncharacterized protein — MVNLTKLEFTALQSSGRNYLSWVLDAEIHLDAMGLGDTIKEENKASNQNYAQAMIFLRHHLDEILKIEYLTVKDPLQQYQEKGFKKYSELISHLLVAEQNNDLLLKNHENRPTESEPLPEVNEAYAHHGRRGKYRGPNRARGRGRGRDYGQEHNSIPALIIHQIKEKKKG, encoded by the exons atggtcAATCTTACAAAACTAGAGTTCACTGCCCTTCAAAGTTCGGGCAGGAACTACCTCTCATGGGTGTTGGATGCTGAAATCCACCTTGATGCAATGGGTCTTGGAGAcaccataaaagaagaaaataaggcatcaaatcaaaattatgCACAAGCAATGATATTCTTGCGTCATCATCTTGATGAGATTCTGAAAATCGAATATCTGACAGTTAAAGATCCACTT CAACAATATCAAGAGAAAGGTTTCAAAAAGTATTCTGAACTaatttctcatcttcttgtGGCCGagcaaaataatgatttattattgaaaaatcatgaaaatcgACCTACTGAATCTGAACCACTTCCTGAAGTGAATGAGGCGTACGCCCACCATGGTAGGCGTGGAAAATATCGCGGTCCTAATCGTGCTCGTGGACGTGGTCGTGGTCGTGATTATGGTCAAGAACATAATTCTATTCCTGCATtaatcattcatcaaataaaagaaaaaaagaaaggatga